AGCACGCCGAGCGTCATGCCGAGCAGGAAGCCGCCCAGGTTGGAGACGACGAGCGAGACGACGGCGAGGACCGCGCCGATCAGCCCGAAGGTGTACCGCTGGGCGGGCAGCGCGAGCGGGACGAGCCCGCACAGGATCATCCCGCCGCCGACGAGATAGCCCGCCACTCCCCCGAAGCCGGTGCTCACGATCAACTGCAGGGAGCTGAGGGAGAACTTGAGGACGGTCCAGCCGCCGGCCACCAGCCAGACCCCGCCCCAGAACGGCCGGGTGCGGCGGAAGGCGCGGAACCAGACGTACGCCGCCCTCGCCCGGCTCAGCATGTGGTCGCCGTTCCCGCGACGACCCTGATCTTCAGGTCGGGCAGCACGAGCGCGCCGGCCATCTCGGCGTCGTACGCGGTGGCGTTCAGTCCGTGCAGCGCGATGGAACTGCCGCCCTCGCCGCCGGCCGAGCCGAGTCCGAAGCCGCCGGGCAGGGCGCCGGTGAGCGGCTTGCCGGCGACGCTGACCTGGTCGGCGGACTGGCCGAGCACCGCGTTTTGGAGGGTGGTGGGCCCGTACGCCTGGAGTTCGGTGGCCTGGATGTAGAGGTTCGAGGCGTCGATGTCGGTGGTGAAGGTGGCGGGCGGGGTCGCCGTGACCTTCTGGCCGCCCGTCAGGAGCAGCGAGTACGGGACGCCGGCGATCGTCTGGTGGACGATGCCGCAGAGTCCGGCGAGCCCCGCGCTGGCGAAGCCGACGCGCGCCATGGCGGTGTTGGTGGTCGTGGTGCCGTCGGGGCGTCCCACGGCGGGGGTGTTGACGATGGCGCCGAAGCCGCTGCCCTGCACGCCGTTGGAGGTCAGGGTGAAGGGCTGCCCGGTGACGCTGAAGTTGGCGGCGAGCGCGCCCTGCGCGAGCGCGGTGCCGAGGACGCCGACGGCGAGGGCCGAGGGGACGAAGGCGAACGCGCCGCGCCCCCAGCGGGTGCCGCGGCGGGTGCCGTCGGCGGCCTGGGCGAGCATCCGGGTGTTCCAGTCGGCGGCGGCGCGGCGGGCACCGGAGAGCAGGTCGTTCACGCGGATCCGCTCCCCAGGGACACGGGCGTCTCGGCGGACGGGGTGGTACGGCGCGGGCGGCGGCGCCTGGCGGGCTTCTCGGGCAGCCAGGCGAAGGCCATGGAACCCCCGAGGACCGAGAGGACCATGCCGACGAAGAGGCCGCCGAGGTTGGAGAGCGGGAAGGACGCGACTCCCGCGATCACCGCGATGACTCCGGCGGTGTGGCGCTGTCCGGGCAGCAGCAGGATGAGCAGCGCCATCGCCATCAGGAGGACGCCGCCGGCCATGCCCGCGATGCCTCCGAGGCCGACCTGGAGGATCTTGCCGAGCGGCGCCATCGGCAGGAAGAAGATGACGAAGCCGCCGAGTCCGGTCCAGACGGCCGCCCAGAACGGGCGGGTGCGGCGCCAGCGGCGGAAGGCGGTACGCGCGCGGTGGAGCCTGCCCGGAGTGGGCTCTCGGTTCGGCTCGGGCGGCGGATCGGTGGTCATGGGGGCCTCGCAGCGGTGGGTCGGGGTGGGAGGGCCGGGGCCCCGCGCCGTACGGAGCGCGCGGAGCCCCGGGGTGGTGCGTGCGATCAGGCTCCGCAGGTCTTGTCGCCGTGGGCGATCCCGATCGCGAGGTCCGGCAGGGTGATCGCGCCGGCGATCGTGGCGCCGTTGGCGTCGGCGTTGAGGTTCTTGATGTCGGTCCGGCCGCCGGTGGCGTCCAGGCCGAACTGGCCCGGGGTGCCGTCGTTGATGCCGGTGCCCTTGATCCCGGAGCCGTCGGCGGCCGCGCCGATGACGTTCGGGGTGGTGTCGCTCGCGTTGAGCGTGGCCGTGGCGGCCTTGAGGGCCTGCGCGTCGAGCACGAGCTTGTTCGCCTGGAGCCCGGCACCGGCGACGAGCTGGTCGCTGGTGAGCGGGGTCGCGGCGGCGGGCGAGGAGATGTTGAGGGACCAGGTGCCGAGGCTGCCGATCACCGGGAGGTTGACCGACTGCGTGGCGTGGACGCAGATCCCGTCGAGACCCGCCTTGGCGATGCCGACCTCGGCGGCGCCCTTGGCCCCGCCGGCGTCGATGGTGTGCATGACCGCGCCGATGCCCTGGGGCGCGGCGACCGTCTTGGAGCTGAGGGTGAAGGGGACGCTGGTGAGCGAGAGGTTCGCGGCGAGCGCGCCCTGGACCATGGCCGTGGCCATGGCGGCGATGGCGGCCGTCGCGGGAACGGCGAGGAACGCCGATCTGCGCCAGCGGGTGACGCCTCTGGTCTCGTGCTGCATGTGATCTCCAACCGTCGTGCCGCCGGCGTCGAATGACACTTTGCGGCTCCCTGTTCGAGAATTGGACACTCTAAGGAGAAGTGTCAACACTTCTGACAATCCTGCGGAGATTTCCCCCTGGTCTAGTCTTGGCCGATGCCACGGTTCAGGGAGACGGTCCGGACACTGCTGCGCGAGCGGCTGCTCGACGCCGCGTACGAGGCGGTCGCCGACCGCGGCTTCGACAAGCTGCGCATGGCGCACCTGGCAGGCGCGGTCGGCGTCAGCCGGCAGACGCTGTACTCGGAGTTCCCCTCCAAGGAGGCGGTCGGCGAGGCCCTCTTCCAGCGCGAGCTGGAGCGCTGCCTCGTCGGCATCCAGCAGGGCCTGGACGCGCACCGGGACGACCTGCGCGCGGCCGTCGAGGCCGCCGTCGGCTTCACCCTCACGCTGGCCGGCCGGAATCCGCTGGTCAAGGCCATGCTGACCAGCACCGGCGAGGACGGACTCCTCTCGTACCTCACGACCCGGTCCGCCGCCGCCTTCGACCTGGCGACCGCGATGGCCGACGCGTACGTCACGGAGGCCTGGCCCACCATCGATCCGGTGGCGCGCGAACTGGCCGTGGACGCGGCGGTCCGGCTGACCGCCAGTCATATCGTCCAGGCCGGCCCCTCGCCGGAGGAGTCGGCCCGGCGCATCGCGGACACCGTGGTCAGGGTCGCCCTGAGCACCGGCCGGGAGACCATCCCCGGATAACCGTCAGGGACCCGGCCCGCGGTACTCCTCCAGGACGGGCCGGTTGCCGATGTCGGGCGAGGCGGAGACGGGGAAGGCCCGCACGCCGACCCTGCCCTCGACCCGGTCGAGCGCCCCCCAGCCGTACGCCCGCGAGTCGTCCGACAGATCGGGGTTGTCCCCCAGGTAGAAGAACGCCCCCGCGGGCACGGTCCGCAGCTCGGACCGTGCCGACCGGGTGCCGTCGGGACCGCAGCAGGCGCCCGTACGGTGGGCCTGCGCCGCCCATTGGGGCGCCACCACCCGTCGTACGGGCCCCCGGCCGCCCTCCTGGAGGAGGACCTGGAAGGGCTCGTCCGGCGTGGAGACGATCGCGACCCGGTCGCCGGGCAGCGCGATCACCCGCTTGACCAGGAGGGTGTCCTTCCCGGTGGCCCGCAGCAGCACGACGTCGAACCGGTTCGCCCGGCCCGCCGAGCCCGGGGCGACGAGGATCCGGTCGCCCTGGTGGAGGGTCGGGGTCATGCTGGTGCCGTCGACCCGGACACCGAGGGCCGTGACGGCGACGCCGGCGAGCAGGCAGAGCAGGACACCGGTCCCGAGGACGGCGCCGGCCGCCCGGCGCGGGTTCATCGGCGTCGGGTGCGGTCCGGCGGCCGTACGGCGCCGGACCGGTCGATTTCGGTCATGGCGGGAAGGTAGGCCGGGTGGCGGGCGGCGGCTGTGACCGTACCGCTCAGGGTTGTTGACCGCGCGTCTGATAGGACCGGGGCGTCTCGCCGGTCCAGCGCCTGAACGCCCGGTGGAAGGCGCTGGGTTCGGAGAAGCCGAGCTGCCGGGAGAGCCGCTCGATCGACACCCGGCCGCCGGTCAGTTCGGCGATGGCGTGGTCGCGCCGCACCTGGTCACGGAGCCGCTGGTACGTCGTTCCCTCGGCGGCCAGTTGGCGCCGCAGGGTCTGCGGGCTGACCGACAGCCGGTCGGCCAGCTCCTCGGGCGTCGGCACCGGCCCGGCGGGCAGCGCCCGGCCGATCAGGTGCCGCACCCGGCCGGTCACCGTACTGCCGTGGTCGGCGCAGACCAGGACGTCGACCGGGGCGCGGCGGAGGAAGACCTTGAGCGCGGCCGCGTCCCGCAGGACGGGTTCGTCGAGGTCCGCCCGGTCGAAGACGGCCGCCGTCCGTTCCGCGCCGAAGACGCAGGGCGCACCGAACAGGAGGGCGTACTCGCGCGCGTGCCGGGGCTCGGGGTGGACGAACTCGACCCGCCGCAGGCCGATCCGGCGCCGGACGAGCCAGCCGGCGAAGCGGTGCGCCACCAGGACGGTGGACTCGGCGCCGAAGTGGAGGGGGTCGTCGTATCCGGAGACGTCGAACTCCATCCGCGCCTCGTCGAGCGCCCCCGCCCCGCCCGCACCGGGCTCCAGGAGCCGGAAGCGCGGCCCCGCGGGGAAGAGGGAGTAGAAGGTCTGCGCACGCCGGAGCGCCTCGCGCAGGTCCCGGCTGCCGTGGACCACGACATGGGCCATCATCGCGAAGGTCCCGACCTTGCTGGGCGCGCCGCCGAAGCCGATCAGCTCGTCGTCGAGGGTGGCCCAGAGCGTTCTGACGAGCTGTCCGAACTGTTCCGCGGGGACCCGGGCCCGGTGCTCCTCCTCCAGGAGCCCGGCGGGCAGTCCGGCGCGGGCGAGGAGCGGACCGGGAGCCACTCCGCGCCGCTCGGCGCCGAGCAGTACGGCCCGTACGTGATGCGTGCTGACCGACGAGTTCACCGAAGCTAGACACTTTCATCGAAGGATGTCCAGGTTCCGACACTCTACTCAGAACTGTAAGGCGCTCGAAGTACGCATCCTGTGAACGGGACACAGCTCACAGCCGTACC
This is a stretch of genomic DNA from Streptomyces sp. R44. It encodes these proteins:
- a CDS encoding DUF6114 domain-containing protein, producing the protein MLSRARAAYVWFRAFRRTRPFWGGVWLVAGGWTVLKFSLSSLQLIVSTGFGGVAGYLVGGGMILCGLVPLALPAQRYTFGLIGAVLAVVSLVVSNLGGFLLGMTLGVLGGSMMVGWGVKRPRGRAVKG
- a CDS encoding AraC family transcriptional regulator translates to MNSSVSTHHVRAVLLGAERRGVAPGPLLARAGLPAGLLEEEHRARVPAEQFGQLVRTLWATLDDELIGFGGAPSKVGTFAMMAHVVVHGSRDLREALRRAQTFYSLFPAGPRFRLLEPGAGGAGALDEARMEFDVSGYDDPLHFGAESTVLVAHRFAGWLVRRRIGLRRVEFVHPEPRHAREYALLFGAPCVFGAERTAAVFDRADLDEPVLRDAAALKVFLRRAPVDVLVCADHGSTVTGRVRHLIGRALPAGPVPTPEELADRLSVSPQTLRRQLAAEGTTYQRLRDQVRRDHAIAELTGGRVSIERLSRQLGFSEPSAFHRAFRRWTGETPRSYQTRGQQP
- a CDS encoding DUF6230 family protein, giving the protein MNDLLSGARRAAADWNTRMLAQAADGTRRGTRWGRGAFAFVPSALAVGVLGTALAQGALAANFSVTGQPFTLTSNGVQGSGFGAIVNTPAVGRPDGTTTTNTAMARVGFASAGLAGLCGIVHQTIAGVPYSLLLTGGQKVTATPPATFTTDIDASNLYIQATELQAYGPTTLQNAVLGQSADQVSVAGKPLTGALPGGFGLGSAGGEGGSSIALHGLNATAYDAEMAGALVLPDLKIRVVAGTATTC
- a CDS encoding DUF6114 domain-containing protein; the encoded protein is MTTDPPPEPNREPTPGRLHRARTAFRRWRRTRPFWAAVWTGLGGFVIFFLPMAPLGKILQVGLGGIAGMAGGVLLMAMALLILLLPGQRHTAGVIAVIAGVASFPLSNLGGLFVGMVLSVLGGSMAFAWLPEKPARRRRPRRTTPSAETPVSLGSGSA
- a CDS encoding cholesterol esterase — protein: MQHETRGVTRWRRSAFLAVPATAAIAAMATAMVQGALAANLSLTSVPFTLSSKTVAAPQGIGAVMHTIDAGGAKGAAEVGIAKAGLDGICVHATQSVNLPVIGSLGTWSLNISSPAAATPLTSDQLVAGAGLQANKLVLDAQALKAATATLNASDTTPNVIGAAADGSGIKGTGINDGTPGQFGLDATGGRTDIKNLNADANGATIAGAITLPDLAIGIAHGDKTCGA
- the lepB gene encoding signal peptidase I, with product MNPRRAAGAVLGTGVLLCLLAGVAVTALGVRVDGTSMTPTLHQGDRILVAPGSAGRANRFDVVLLRATGKDTLLVKRVIALPGDRVAIVSTPDEPFQVLLQEGGRGPVRRVVAPQWAAQAHRTGACCGPDGTRSARSELRTVPAGAFFYLGDNPDLSDDSRAYGWGALDRVEGRVGVRAFPVSASPDIGNRPVLEEYRGPGP
- a CDS encoding TetR family transcriptional regulator; protein product: MPRFRETVRTLLRERLLDAAYEAVADRGFDKLRMAHLAGAVGVSRQTLYSEFPSKEAVGEALFQRELERCLVGIQQGLDAHRDDLRAAVEAAVGFTLTLAGRNPLVKAMLTSTGEDGLLSYLTTRSAAAFDLATAMADAYVTEAWPTIDPVARELAVDAAVRLTASHIVQAGPSPEESARRIADTVVRVALSTGRETIPG